In one window of Nocardiopsis aegyptia DNA:
- a CDS encoding FadR/GntR family transcriptional regulator, whose amino-acid sequence MATDHRTLHNRVLAVLGPAIAGDEYAAGHTFTLQGLEQDFGVSRTVAREAVRVLESMRLVVSRPRTGIRVRPRGEWNIFDPQLIRWRLAGDGRMVQLRSLNELRAAVEPAAAALSARHGGAEERAQLAVVAEQMAATGRAGDLETFLELDIAFHRRILELSGNEMFAGLAQVVAEVLVGRTSYHLMPLTPRPEALRLHLAVAQAIRDGLPDVAEAAMRSIVTEVSTALEDDTPSEPDDAPSS is encoded by the coding sequence ATGGCGACAGACCACCGCACGCTGCACAACCGGGTGCTGGCCGTGCTCGGGCCCGCCATCGCCGGGGACGAGTACGCCGCGGGCCACACGTTCACCCTCCAGGGGCTGGAGCAGGACTTCGGCGTCTCCCGCACGGTGGCGCGCGAGGCCGTCCGGGTGCTGGAGTCGATGCGGCTCGTGGTCAGCCGCCCCCGCACCGGCATCCGGGTGCGCCCCCGCGGCGAGTGGAACATCTTCGACCCCCAGCTCATCCGCTGGCGGCTGGCCGGCGACGGCCGGATGGTCCAGCTGCGCTCCCTCAACGAACTGCGTGCCGCCGTGGAACCGGCGGCGGCCGCCCTGTCCGCCCGCCACGGCGGTGCCGAGGAGCGGGCCCAGCTGGCCGTGGTGGCCGAGCAGATGGCCGCCACCGGCCGTGCGGGCGACCTGGAGACCTTCCTCGAACTGGACATCGCCTTCCACCGCCGCATCCTCGAACTCTCCGGGAACGAGATGTTCGCCGGGCTGGCCCAGGTGGTCGCCGAGGTCCTGGTCGGGCGGACCTCCTACCACCTGATGCCGCTCACGCCGCGCCCGGAGGCGCTGCGCCTGCACCTGGCGGTGGCCCAGGCCATCCGGGACGGGCTTCCTGACGTCGCGGAGGCCGCGATGCGCTCCATCGTCACGGAGGTGTCCACCGCCCTGGAGGACGACACGCCATCCGAGCCGGACGACGCGCCGTCCTCCTGA
- a CDS encoding ABC transporter ATP-binding protein, whose product MSSSTPLLTVDELSVVFHRRGSDDVRAVDGVSFTLEEGRVTGLVGESGCGKSVTSLALMGLLPSRGLTVGGSARMRLPEGETDLLSLSPSRMRDLRGAQLAMIFQDPLSSLNPVIPIGLQVTEILRRHRGLRGSAARKEAADLLHRVGIPDPTRRLREYPHQLSGGMRQRALIAMAVACRPKLMIADEPTTALDVTIQAQILELLRDLVVEEGTALLMITHDLGVVAGLCDDINVLYAGRAVEAAPRGPLFAEPTHPYTVGLLGSVPRLDAPRGEPLTPVRGSVNDNIAWTDGCAFAPRCDHYTMKCLRGAPELVHASEEHAHRCVNPLAGERAADRAVQESPAAVGDEEARG is encoded by the coding sequence ATGAGTTCCAGCACGCCGCTGCTGACGGTGGACGAGCTGTCCGTGGTGTTCCACCGCCGCGGTTCGGACGACGTCCGGGCCGTGGACGGGGTCTCCTTCACCCTGGAGGAGGGGCGGGTCACCGGCCTGGTCGGCGAGTCCGGCTGCGGCAAGAGCGTCACCTCGCTGGCCCTGATGGGCCTGTTGCCCTCGCGCGGGCTCACGGTCGGGGGGTCCGCCCGGATGCGGCTGCCCGAGGGTGAGACCGACCTGCTCTCCCTGTCCCCGAGCCGGATGCGCGACCTGCGGGGGGCGCAGCTGGCGATGATCTTCCAGGACCCGCTCAGCTCCCTGAACCCCGTCATCCCCATCGGCCTCCAGGTCACCGAGATCCTGCGGCGGCACCGCGGGCTCCGCGGCTCGGCCGCCCGCAAGGAGGCCGCCGACCTGCTGCACCGCGTGGGCATCCCCGACCCCACGCGGCGGCTCCGCGAGTACCCGCACCAGCTCTCCGGCGGGATGCGCCAACGCGCCCTGATCGCCATGGCGGTCGCCTGCCGGCCGAAGCTGATGATCGCCGACGAGCCCACCACCGCGCTGGACGTGACCATCCAGGCCCAGATCCTGGAACTGCTCAGGGACCTGGTCGTCGAGGAGGGCACGGCCCTGCTGATGATCACGCACGACCTGGGCGTGGTGGCGGGCCTGTGCGACGACATCAACGTGCTGTACGCGGGACGGGCCGTGGAGGCGGCGCCCCGGGGCCCGCTGTTCGCCGAGCCCACCCACCCGTACACGGTCGGGCTGCTGGGCTCGGTGCCGCGCCTGGACGCGCCGCGCGGCGAGCCGCTCACCCCCGTGCGCGGATCGGTCAACGACAACATCGCCTGGACGGACGGGTGCGCGTTCGCACCCCGGTGCGACCACTACACGATGAAGTGCCTGCGGGGCGCGCCCGAACTCGTGCACGCGTCCGAGGAGCACGCGCACCGGTGCGTGAACCCGCTCGCGGGCGAGCGGGCGGCGGACCGCGCCGTACAGGAGAGCCCGGCCGCGGTCGGCGACGAGGAGGCACGCGGATGA
- a CDS encoding gluconokinase produces the protein MHFVFMGVSGSGKTTVAQTVAERLGLPFAEADAFHPRANIDKMSEGVPLTDDDRWPWLRELAGWIAAHEARGEHSVMACSALRRDYRDVLRGGAPGVYFLHMDGPEDVILDRIAARPDHFMPPALLRSQLDTLEALEPDEEGAVFDVRLDVDTLVEGALGYVEQRLGSTYA, from the coding sequence ATGCACTTTGTCTTCATGGGCGTCTCGGGTAGCGGGAAGACGACCGTGGCCCAGACCGTGGCCGAGCGGCTCGGCCTGCCCTTCGCCGAGGCGGACGCCTTTCACCCCCGGGCCAACATCGACAAGATGTCGGAGGGCGTGCCGCTGACCGACGACGACCGCTGGCCGTGGCTGCGCGAGCTGGCCGGCTGGATCGCCGCGCACGAGGCCCGCGGCGAGCACTCGGTGATGGCCTGCTCCGCGCTCCGGCGCGACTACCGCGACGTCCTGCGCGGCGGTGCTCCCGGGGTGTACTTCCTGCACATGGACGGTCCCGAGGACGTGATCCTCGACCGCATCGCCGCGCGTCCGGACCACTTCATGCCGCCCGCGCTGCTGCGTTCGCAACTGGACACCCTGGAGGCGCTGGAGCCGGACGAGGAGGGTGCGGTGTTCGACGTGCGGCTGGACGTGGACACCCTCGTCGAGGGGGCGCTGGGCTACGTCGAGCAGCGGCTGGGGTCGACCTACGCCTGA
- a CDS encoding ABC transporter substrate-binding protein has product MLRKSPRKPLALLAAATSLALVATACAESTREGGGGADSSEPFVFAAAGSISTLDPFLTSDGETYRYSRQVFETLLRHESGGSEIVGGLAEDWEQSEDGTVWTFHLRENVQFHDGDALDAEAVCANFDRWHNLTGGYQSSNNSYYWQSVFGGFAENEDEDIPESRYVSCEAQDELTPVITITEYSSIFPGGFSLAAFGIMSPSTLEAIADQEITGEEGNYTLPEYSQVAGTVAGTGPFTVEEWDQDQDEVTLQRFDDYWGEPAGFETMLLRAIPDETARRQALEAGDIHGYDLVAPADVEPLEAAGFQVPTRDVFNILYMAYQQEANEALADLEVRQALAHAVDRQRIVDTILPAGGEVATQFHPDTLDGWSPDVQTYEYDPELAEEMLADAGQEDLTLEFCYPSDVTRPYMPAPRDIFDVISADLEAVGVTVEPVTYEWADYIPRTNSGECPLYLLGWTGDYNDAYNFIGTWFSGYNSEFGFRDEDLFEAMAEASGNPDDTERVAAYQELNNQIMDILPGLPISSSPPSIAFAENVNPPAVSPLTQENFAEASWK; this is encoded by the coding sequence ATGCTCAGGAAGTCTCCCCGAAAGCCGCTCGCCCTCCTGGCGGCGGCTACCTCACTCGCGCTGGTGGCGACAGCATGCGCGGAGAGTACGCGCGAAGGAGGTGGTGGTGCCGACTCCTCAGAGCCCTTCGTGTTCGCGGCCGCGGGCAGCATCAGCACCCTCGATCCCTTCCTCACCAGCGATGGTGAGACCTACCGATACAGCCGTCAGGTCTTCGAGACCCTGCTGCGCCACGAGTCGGGCGGCAGCGAGATCGTCGGCGGACTCGCCGAGGACTGGGAACAGTCCGAGGACGGAACCGTATGGACGTTCCACCTCCGTGAGAACGTGCAGTTCCACGACGGCGACGCCCTGGACGCCGAAGCCGTCTGCGCGAATTTCGACCGCTGGCACAACCTCACCGGCGGTTACCAGAGTTCCAACAACTCCTACTACTGGCAGTCGGTGTTCGGCGGGTTCGCGGAGAACGAGGACGAGGACATCCCCGAGTCCCGGTACGTTTCCTGCGAGGCGCAGGACGAGCTGACCCCGGTCATCACCATCACGGAATACTCCTCGATCTTCCCCGGCGGATTCAGCCTCGCGGCGTTCGGCATCATGAGCCCGTCCACCCTGGAGGCCATCGCCGACCAGGAGATCACCGGCGAGGAGGGCAACTACACGCTCCCCGAGTACAGCCAGGTCGCCGGGACCGTGGCCGGCACCGGGCCCTTCACCGTCGAGGAGTGGGACCAGGACCAGGACGAGGTCACCCTCCAGCGCTTCGACGACTACTGGGGCGAGCCCGCGGGCTTCGAGACCATGCTCCTGCGCGCCATCCCCGACGAGACGGCCCGCCGCCAGGCCCTGGAGGCCGGCGACATCCACGGGTACGACCTCGTGGCCCCCGCCGACGTGGAACCCCTGGAGGCCGCCGGCTTCCAGGTGCCCACACGCGACGTGTTCAACATCCTGTACATGGCCTACCAGCAGGAGGCCAACGAGGCGCTCGCGGACCTGGAGGTGCGCCAGGCCCTGGCGCACGCCGTCGACCGCCAGCGCATCGTCGACACGATCCTGCCCGCCGGCGGCGAGGTGGCCACGCAGTTCCACCCCGACACCCTCGACGGCTGGTCGCCGGACGTGCAGACCTACGAGTACGACCCCGAACTGGCCGAGGAGATGCTCGCCGACGCCGGCCAGGAGGACCTGACGCTGGAGTTCTGCTACCCGTCCGACGTCACCCGCCCCTACATGCCCGCGCCGCGCGACATCTTCGACGTCATCTCCGCGGACCTGGAGGCGGTCGGCGTGACCGTGGAGCCGGTCACCTACGAGTGGGCCGACTACATCCCGCGGACCAACTCCGGCGAGTGCCCGCTGTACCTGCTCGGCTGGACCGGTGACTACAACGACGCCTACAACTTCATCGGCACCTGGTTCTCCGGCTACAACAGCGAGTTCGGCTTCCGTGACGAGGACCTGTTCGAGGCCATGGCCGAGGCGAGCGGCAACCCCGACGACACGGAGCGCGTCGCCGCCTACCAGGAGCTGAACAACCAGATCATGGACATCCTGCCGGGGCTGCCCATCTCCAGCTCCCCGCCGTCCATCGCCTTCGCCGAGAACGTCAACCCGCCCGCGGTCAGTCCGCTCACCCAGGAGAACTTCGCCGAGGCCTCCTGGAAGTAG
- a CDS encoding GntP family permease, which produces MENFEPVYGTGPLLGIAAGAIALLLLLIIRFRLHAFVALVLVSVLTALATGIPVSGVVPTLLDGFGGTLANVALLVGLGVMIGRLLEITGGAAVLAGALIRLFGEKRAPLALGVASLLFGFPIFFDVGLIVMLPIVFSVARRVGGSVLTYALPTAGAFAVMHAFVPPHPGPVTAAVEIGADMGLTLLVGLVLAIPTWYLSSYLFGLWAGKRFELPVPDDILADGTVKHENPPHLATVLGLLLLPMLLIFGNTGTSTLVATGAVAEDALWVQVLMLLGQTPIALLVTLLAAMVVLGSGRFSRTRVEEIVGGALGPVCAIILITGAGGMFGGVLRTSGIGEALAGTLEETGLPVIVAAFVIALALRVAQGSATVALTTAAGLIAPAVHASTGLSSIDLALVVVAIACGATAFSHVNDSGFWLVGRFLNMDVKTTLKTWTVMETLIGFVGFGLAFGLSLVV; this is translated from the coding sequence GTGGAGAACTTCGAGCCCGTCTACGGCACGGGTCCCCTCCTCGGGATCGCGGCGGGCGCCATCGCGCTCCTGCTGCTGTTGATCATCCGCTTCCGACTGCACGCGTTCGTCGCGCTCGTCCTGGTCAGCGTCCTGACCGCCCTCGCCACCGGCATCCCGGTCTCCGGGGTGGTGCCCACCCTCCTGGACGGGTTCGGCGGCACCCTCGCCAACGTCGCCCTCCTCGTGGGCCTGGGCGTCATGATCGGCCGCCTGCTGGAGATCACCGGAGGCGCCGCCGTCCTGGCGGGCGCCCTGATCAGGCTCTTCGGTGAGAAGCGGGCACCACTCGCCCTCGGCGTGGCCTCGTTGCTCTTCGGCTTCCCGATCTTCTTCGACGTCGGCCTCATCGTCATGCTGCCGATCGTCTTCAGCGTGGCCCGCCGCGTGGGCGGGTCCGTGCTCACGTACGCCCTGCCCACGGCCGGTGCGTTCGCGGTCATGCACGCCTTCGTGCCGCCGCACCCCGGGCCGGTCACCGCCGCCGTGGAGATCGGCGCCGACATGGGCCTGACCCTCCTGGTCGGCCTGGTCCTGGCCATCCCGACCTGGTACCTCTCCAGCTACCTGTTCGGCCTGTGGGCGGGCAAGCGGTTCGAACTCCCCGTGCCCGACGACATCCTGGCCGACGGCACGGTCAAGCACGAGAACCCGCCGCACCTGGCGACCGTCCTGGGCCTCCTGCTGCTCCCGATGCTGCTGATCTTCGGCAACACCGGCACGTCCACGCTCGTCGCCACCGGCGCCGTCGCCGAGGACGCCCTCTGGGTGCAGGTCCTCATGCTGCTCGGCCAGACCCCCATCGCGCTGCTGGTCACGCTGCTCGCCGCGATGGTCGTGCTCGGCAGCGGACGCTTCAGCCGCACCCGCGTGGAGGAGATCGTCGGCGGCGCGCTCGGCCCCGTGTGCGCCATCATCCTCATCACCGGCGCCGGCGGCATGTTCGGCGGCGTCCTGCGCACCAGCGGCATCGGCGAGGCGCTCGCCGGGACGCTGGAGGAGACCGGCCTGCCCGTGATCGTCGCGGCCTTCGTCATCGCCCTGGCCCTGCGCGTGGCCCAGGGTTCGGCGACCGTCGCCCTGACCACCGCCGCCGGTCTGATCGCCCCGGCCGTGCACGCCAGCACCGGCCTGTCCTCGATCGACCTGGCGCTGGTCGTCGTGGCCATCGCCTGTGGCGCCACCGCGTTCTCGCACGTCAACGACTCGGGCTTCTGGCTGGTCGGCCGCTTCCTCAACATGGACGTCAAGACCACGCTGAAGACCTGGACCGTCATGGAGACGCTCATCGGCTTCGTGGGCTTCGGCCTGGCCTTCGGCCTCAGCCTTGTGGTCTAG
- a CDS encoding ABC transporter permease has protein sequence MLRFIVRRVLQLIPTLVGLSILLFVWLQRLPGGPEYALLPDDATDQQRASLRSSLGLDEPLTVQYLSFLRRILQGDLGTSIATGRPVLEEFLTRFPATFELAVSAMLIAVTVGLPLGYLAARRRGTVLDFAAVGGSLVGICTPVFFLAFILKVVLAERLGLFPSAFRLSPGLNRTNLSGFAVLDGLRTGEWDVVVDALAHLVLPGLALASIPLAVIVRMTRASVLEVLEEDYVRTADAKGLHRNTVRTRHVMRNAMLPVVTAIGLLTGSLFAGAVLTESVFAFPGIGSFIYSATQERDYPVLTGFILIIATVYVFINLLVDISYSLLDPRVRAQ, from the coding sequence GTGCTGCGATTCATCGTCAGGCGAGTTCTCCAGCTGATCCCGACCCTGGTCGGACTCTCGATCCTGCTGTTCGTCTGGCTGCAACGGCTTCCCGGCGGTCCGGAGTACGCCCTCCTCCCCGACGACGCGACCGACCAGCAGCGGGCCTCGCTCCGGAGCTCACTGGGACTGGACGAGCCGCTCACGGTCCAGTACCTGTCCTTCCTGCGCCGCATCCTCCAGGGCGATCTGGGCACCTCCATCGCCACCGGGCGGCCGGTCCTGGAGGAGTTCCTCACCCGCTTCCCCGCCACGTTCGAACTCGCCGTGTCGGCCATGCTCATCGCCGTCACCGTCGGACTGCCGCTGGGCTACCTGGCCGCCCGCCGCCGCGGGACCGTGCTGGACTTCGCGGCCGTCGGCGGATCCCTGGTCGGCATCTGCACGCCGGTGTTCTTCCTGGCGTTCATCCTCAAGGTCGTCCTCGCCGAACGGCTCGGGCTGTTCCCGTCGGCCTTCCGGCTCTCCCCGGGGCTCAACCGCACCAACCTCAGCGGCTTCGCCGTCCTGGACGGGCTGCGCACCGGGGAGTGGGACGTGGTGGTCGACGCGCTCGCCCACCTGGTGCTGCCGGGCCTGGCGCTGGCCTCCATCCCCCTCGCGGTCATCGTCCGCATGACGCGGGCCAGCGTGCTGGAGGTGCTGGAGGAGGACTACGTCCGCACCGCCGACGCCAAGGGCCTGCACCGCAACACCGTGCGTACCAGGCACGTCATGCGCAACGCGATGCTGCCGGTGGTCACCGCCATCGGGCTGCTCACCGGAAGCCTCTTCGCCGGGGCGGTCCTCACCGAGAGCGTGTTCGCCTTCCCGGGGATCGGGTCGTTCATCTACTCGGCCACCCAGGAGCGCGACTACCCCGTGCTCACCGGGTTCATCCTGATCATCGCCACCGTCTACGTGTTCATCAACCTCCTCGTGGACATCTCCTACAGCCTCCTCGACCCGAGAGTGCGGGCCCAGTGA
- a CDS encoding ABC transporter permease, producing MTTPPSPQNPAGTGTKSEAAPPLGRKAAKVDRLAELMGERRDDGHGAGVWREALARMRRSPMAISGAVIVTVFVLVALFSPLIAPYSPTAQTWGAEVFPNRNVFVGPRAENLLGLDNLGRDQFSRMVIGARQTLLVGVVATLVGFCVGALLGGSAGAAATLGGAWGRRFDNVVMRVIDMMLALPTLLLAVTVAALVGPSLTTVMIAVGVAQIPIFARLLRGAMISQGSRDYVLAAQALGVRKRRIALAHILPNSMGPVIVQSTLTLATAIIDAAALSYLGLGNPDPAFPEWGTMLADAQRFLSSAPSLAVYPALAIIVTALGFTLLGEAMREALDPKVRK from the coding sequence ATGACGACGCCACCGAGTCCCCAGAATCCCGCCGGCACCGGGACGAAGAGCGAGGCCGCGCCCCCGCTGGGCCGCAAGGCCGCCAAGGTCGACCGGCTCGCCGAGCTCATGGGCGAACGCCGCGACGACGGCCACGGGGCCGGCGTCTGGCGCGAGGCCCTGGCGCGCATGCGCCGCAGCCCCATGGCCATCTCCGGCGCCGTCATCGTCACCGTGTTCGTCCTCGTGGCGCTCTTCTCGCCGCTCATCGCCCCCTACAGCCCGACCGCGCAGACGTGGGGCGCGGAGGTCTTCCCCAACCGCAACGTGTTCGTCGGACCGCGCGCGGAGAACCTGCTGGGCCTGGACAACCTGGGCCGCGACCAGTTCTCCCGGATGGTGATCGGCGCCAGGCAGACCCTGCTGGTCGGCGTGGTCGCCACCCTCGTCGGATTCTGCGTCGGCGCCCTGCTGGGCGGTTCGGCGGGCGCCGCGGCCACCCTCGGCGGCGCCTGGGGCCGCCGGTTCGACAACGTGGTCATGCGCGTCATCGACATGATGCTGGCGCTGCCCACCCTGCTGCTGGCCGTCACCGTCGCCGCGCTCGTCGGCCCCAGCCTGACCACGGTCATGATCGCGGTCGGCGTCGCCCAGATCCCGATCTTCGCCCGCCTGCTGCGCGGCGCCATGATCTCCCAGGGCTCCCGCGACTACGTGCTGGCCGCCCAGGCGCTGGGTGTGCGCAAGCGCCGCATCGCCCTGGCGCACATCCTGCCCAACTCCATGGGCCCGGTGATCGTCCAGAGCACCCTCACCCTGGCGACCGCCATCATCGACGCCGCGGCCCTGTCCTACCTGGGCCTGGGCAACCCGGACCCGGCCTTCCCCGAGTGGGGCACGATGCTCGCCGACGCCCAGCGGTTCCTGTCCAGCGCGCCTTCGCTGGCCGTGTACCCGGCGCTGGCCATCATCGTCACCGCCCTGGGCTTCACCCTGCTGGGTGAGGCGATGCGGGAGGCCCTCGACCCGAAGGTGAGGAAGTGA